A window of the Calditrichia bacterium genome harbors these coding sequences:
- a CDS encoding DUF502 domain-containing protein — protein sequence MKNIFTHTKKYIFRGLIALIPVVLTFVIIQFLYVAIDQRVMNLVEDWLGFSVPGLGFLILAGVLYIAGLITSNVIGNRIIRIIETITEKIPIIGTIYNIGKQLSTTFSLPEKQVFKRAVLVEFLREDVWTIGFVTGTLFDKTRNQTLLKVYVPTPPNPTSGFILFLREDQVRDPGWSIDAALKLTVSGGILGPDTIRDVKSEKDKG from the coding sequence ATGAAGAATATCTTCACTCACACCAAAAAATATATTTTTCGCGGACTGATTGCGCTGATTCCCGTAGTGCTCACATTTGTGATCATCCAATTTTTGTATGTTGCGATCGATCAACGGGTAATGAATTTAGTAGAAGACTGGCTGGGATTCAGCGTGCCGGGGCTCGGCTTCCTGATTTTGGCTGGCGTATTGTACATCGCCGGGCTGATAACCAGCAACGTGATTGGCAACCGGATCATCCGAATTATCGAAACAATCACTGAAAAAATCCCGATTATCGGCACGATTTACAACATCGGGAAGCAGCTTTCCACCACATTTTCGCTGCCGGAAAAACAGGTGTTCAAACGCGCGGTGCTGGTGGAATTTTTGCGGGAAGATGTCTGGACGATCGGATTTGTCACCGGAACACTGTTCGACAAAACCAGAAACCAGACCTTGCTGAAAGTGTATGTGCCCACGCCGCCAAACCCGACATCCGGTTTCATTCTGTTTTTGCGGGAAGACCAGGTTCGCGATCCCGGCTGGAGCATCGACGCAGCGCTAAAACTTACTGTATCCGGCGGTATTTTGGGACCTGACACAATTCGGGATGTAAAGAGTGAAAAGGATAAAGGATAA
- a CDS encoding phosphotransferase, translating into MHQELDILRNQLAEFFRTPEFSISPIPGGASARLYYKIVFREKSYFPSPTVLLMQVPDPDSRLLHDHVNINYYFKRMGIPTPRIYEVNLARQWVFVHFETAPTVEQYLHTNPQDIKSVVTGMVKFISRMQKKCRHETHCPAFHRRFDDAKYQFEFDFHVAEQLLRFYFQMEYAPEVLRDFAREICTVLDINENIFVHRDFQSSNVFITKTEKPFEYSVIDFQDARYGTPVYDLVSCLWDSYIPISQDLREKLVKQFYETLGDVSIDWSWDVYQKMVDYSIIQRKLHDAGAFAYNYRRFASRRYVGYVTEAITMALAVMRKYPHFSDAVKLFEKCK; encoded by the coding sequence ATGCATCAGGAATTAGACATCTTACGAAATCAGCTCGCGGAGTTTTTTCGCACACCGGAATTTTCCATCTCGCCGATTCCCGGCGGCGCTTCGGCGCGATTGTACTACAAAATCGTTTTTCGCGAAAAATCCTATTTCCCCTCCCCCACTGTGTTGCTGATGCAGGTGCCCGATCCCGATTCCCGGCTGCTGCACGATCACGTAAACATCAATTATTATTTCAAACGGATGGGCATTCCAACACCGCGCATTTACGAGGTAAACCTCGCCCGCCAATGGGTGTTTGTTCACTTTGAAACAGCCCCAACCGTCGAGCAGTATCTGCACACCAATCCGCAGGACATTAAATCTGTGGTCACCGGAATGGTGAAATTTATCAGCCGGATGCAAAAAAAATGTCGTCACGAAACCCACTGTCCCGCATTTCATCGCCGTTTTGACGATGCGAAATATCAGTTCGAGTTCGATTTCCACGTTGCCGAACAGTTGCTGCGATTCTATTTTCAGATGGAATATGCGCCCGAAGTGCTGCGCGATTTCGCCCGGGAAATTTGCACCGTTTTGGATATCAACGAAAATATTTTTGTTCACCGCGATTTTCAGAGCAGCAACGTGTTTATCACCAAAACCGAAAAGCCGTTCGAATACAGTGTCATCGATTTTCAGGATGCCCGATACGGCACACCGGTTTACGACCTCGTTTCCTGTTTGTGGGATTCCTATATTCCAATATCGCAAGACTTACGAGAAAAACTGGTCAAACAGTTTTACGAAACGCTCGGCGATGTTTCCATCGATTGGAGCTGGGACGTTTACCAAAAGATGGTCGATTACTCGATCATCCAGCGCAAACTGCACGATGCCGGCGCGTTTGCCTACAACTACCGCCGTTTTGCCAGCCGGCGTTATGTCGGTTACGTAACCGAAGCTATCACCATGGCGCTGGCAGTGATGCGCAAGTATCCCCACTTCTCCGACGCCGTTAAACTGTTCGAAAAGTGCAAATGA
- a CDS encoding GNAT family N-acetyltransferase, with the protein MKYKIREATEIDIPSIMKLVEGLAIYEKLEHEMVATADDFAKFGFGENRYFHALLAADESGEDVGFALYFFTFSTFLAKPTLFLEDLFVMPDHRGNGIGIALLSELAKIAIEKDCGRMEWSVLDWNEPSIEFYKNLGARPMDDWTNFRMLPPEIQQLATLKKDNG; encoded by the coding sequence ATGAAATATAAGATTCGCGAAGCCACCGAAATTGATATCCCATCGATCATGAAATTGGTGGAAGGTTTGGCAATTTACGAAAAATTGGAGCACGAGATGGTCGCCACAGCCGATGATTTCGCGAAATTTGGCTTTGGCGAAAATCGCTATTTTCATGCATTGCTCGCTGCGGACGAATCGGGCGAAGATGTGGGTTTCGCGCTGTATTTTTTCACATTTTCCACATTTTTGGCAAAACCGACCCTGTTTTTGGAAGATTTGTTTGTGATGCCCGATCATCGCGGCAACGGGATTGGCATTGCGCTGTTGAGCGAATTGGCAAAAATCGCGATCGAAAAAGACTGTGGTCGAATGGAGTGGTCGGTGCTGGACTGGAATGAACCGTCCATCGAATTTTATAAAAATCTCGGCGCTAGACCGATGGACGACTGGACAAATTTTCGCATGTTACCTCCCGAAATCCAACAATTAGCTACATTGAAAAAGGATAACGGGTAA
- a CDS encoding TRAP transporter large permease subunit, translating to MTTILIGLALILLALYGTPLFAIISSIALIAFYFADIDTTVVIIELYRLASQPVLLAIPLFTFAGYLLAESKAPTRLVNFARAMFGWFPGGISIVALITCAVFTALTGASGVTIIALGGLLYPILLEEKYDEKFSLGLLTTSGSLGLLFPPSLPIIVYGMISEVSIDKLFLAGLIPGILLIVILSIYNVYKVRGLHLAIQPFHFGTLIKTIREAAWELPLPILILGSIYGGYITPTEAAAVTAFYVLIVEVFIYKDISIKTGLPKVMRDSMVLVGGILVILGAALGMANYMIDAEIPMKILEFVRQFIDSKWAFLIALNIFLLIVGALMDIFSAILVVVPLIIPIATSYGVDPVHLGIIFLTNLEIGYSTPPVGINLFISSFRFEKPVVKLYAASLPFIAILLFALMIITYVPELSLWLVEAFAGNR from the coding sequence ATGACCACCATTCTCATTGGACTCGCACTCATTTTGCTGGCGCTCTACGGCACGCCGCTGTTTGCGATTATCAGTTCCATCGCGCTGATCGCATTTTATTTTGCCGATATCGACACCACTGTGGTCATCATCGAATTGTATCGCCTTGCCAGCCAACCGGTGCTGCTGGCGATTCCGCTGTTCACATTTGCGGGCTATTTGCTGGCGGAAAGCAAAGCACCCACCCGTTTAGTCAATTTTGCGCGGGCGATGTTCGGCTGGTTTCCCGGCGGCATTTCCATTGTCGCACTGATTACCTGCGCCGTTTTTACGGCACTCACCGGCGCATCGGGCGTCACAATTATTGCATTGGGTGGCTTGCTTTATCCAATTCTTCTCGAAGAAAAATATGACGAAAAATTTTCGCTGGGATTGCTGACAACCTCCGGCAGCCTCGGATTGCTGTTTCCGCCGAGCCTACCTATTATTGTATACGGGATGATCAGCGAAGTGAGCATCGACAAACTCTTTTTAGCGGGATTGATTCCCGGGATTTTGCTCATCGTCATTCTTTCCATTTACAACGTTTACAAGGTTCGCGGATTGCATCTGGCAATACAACCGTTTCACTTTGGCACCCTGATCAAAACGATCCGCGAAGCAGCGTGGGAATTGCCGCTGCCAATCCTCATTTTGGGCAGCATTTATGGCGGCTACATCACGCCGACGGAAGCGGCGGCGGTCACGGCGTTTTATGTGCTAATCGTGGAAGTGTTCATTTACAAAGACATTTCCATCAAAACCGGGTTGCCGAAAGTGATGCGCGACAGCATGGTCCTGGTTGGCGGCATTTTGGTGATTTTAGGCGCAGCGCTCGGCATGGCGAATTATATGATCGATGCCGAAATTCCCATGAAAATTCTGGAATTTGTGCGCCAATTTATCGACAGCAAATGGGCGTTTTTGATCGCGTTGAACATTTTTCTGCTGATTGTCGGGGCATTGATGGATATTTTTTCCGCGATTCTGGTGGTTGTTCCGCTGATAATTCCCATCGCCACCAGTTACGGCGTCGATCCGGTTCACCTCGGGATTATTTTTCTCACCAATCTGGAAATCGGATACAGCACGCCGCCGGTGGGCATCAATTTATTCATTTCCAGCTTCCGATTCGAAAAACCGGTGGTGAAGCTGTATGCGGCATCGCTGCCGTTCATCGCCATTTTGCTGTTCGCGCTGATGATCATCACTTACGTTCCGGAACTCAGCCTTTGGCTGGTGGAGGCATTTGCCGGCAACCGCTGA
- a CDS encoding TRAP transporter small permease, whose amino-acid sequence MKKILSTIDKSLAAVENSIIIGLVTVMVLLAFWQVFMRNAFESGILWGDIFLRHLVLWVGFVGASLATRDEKHISIDALSRIASPKILPYIRIVTDIATMIVCIILANAGWKFVQYEKEAESVLFQTDWFGEVHSWTLQIIIPVGFALIAFRFFLKILERLTGNAPAPSAQPKA is encoded by the coding sequence ATGAAAAAAATCCTTTCGACAATTGATAAATCGCTGGCGGCGGTGGAAAACAGCATCATTATTGGGCTGGTTACCGTGATGGTGCTGCTGGCATTCTGGCAGGTATTTATGCGCAATGCGTTCGAGTCCGGCATTTTGTGGGGCGATATTTTTCTGCGCCATCTGGTGTTGTGGGTCGGATTTGTCGGTGCATCGCTGGCAACCCGCGATGAAAAGCACATCAGCATCGACGCGCTCAGCCGCATCGCATCGCCGAAAATTTTACCCTATATTCGCATCGTAACCGACATTGCAACGATGATTGTTTGCATTATTCTGGCAAATGCCGGATGGAAATTCGTTCAATACGAAAAAGAAGCAGAATCTGTTTTGTTCCAAACCGACTGGTTTGGCGAAGTGCATTCGTGGACGTTGCAAATTATTATTCCTGTTGGATTTGCGTTAATCGCATTTCGCTTTTTCCTGAAAATTCTGGAACGTCTGACCGGCAACGCACCCGCACCATCCGCACAACCGAAAGCCTGA
- the dctP gene encoding TRAP transporter substrate-binding protein DctP: MRKLLFVIFLSIFTQLVFAQKIKFATVAPEGSTYLTVLREYAAEVEKLTGGEVSFKIYPSQIQGDEKDVLRKMKFGQLQSAGFTGVGLGEIVPELRIMELPMMYRSYEEVDYIKSLLYEDFQKKFEDAGFVILGWADVGFAYVYSQKAITSLADLRGTKMWMWEGDPVAEATFSALKVSAIPLSLTDVLTSLQTNLIEAVYVPPLPCVSLQWHTRIKTMMDVPLANVTGAVLITKKMFDKLSPEHQKILLEKGREHMTRLVQLGRQDNQKAIDLMVQNGVEIVKVPEANLKEFYTASKAAGESLVGKLYSQELLDRVQNALNDFRAGKAAK, translated from the coding sequence ATGCGTAAATTATTGTTTGTTATATTTTTATCGATTTTCACCCAATTGGTTTTTGCCCAAAAAATCAAATTCGCAACGGTTGCGCCGGAAGGGTCAACTTATCTGACAGTCCTCCGCGAATACGCTGCAGAAGTTGAAAAATTGACCGGCGGCGAAGTTTCGTTCAAAATTTACCCGAGCCAGATTCAGGGCGATGAAAAAGATGTGCTCCGCAAAATGAAATTCGGGCAGTTGCAGAGCGCCGGATTCACCGGTGTCGGGCTTGGCGAAATCGTGCCAGAACTGCGCATTATGGAATTGCCGATGATGTATCGCAGCTACGAAGAAGTGGATTATATCAAATCGTTGCTGTACGAAGATTTCCAGAAGAAATTTGAAGACGCCGGCTTCGTGATTCTCGGCTGGGCGGATGTCGGTTTTGCGTATGTGTATTCGCAAAAAGCGATCACTTCGCTGGCGGATTTGCGCGGCACAAAAATGTGGATGTGGGAAGGCGATCCGGTTGCCGAAGCCACGTTTTCCGCGCTCAAAGTGAGCGCCATTCCGCTCTCGCTGACCGATGTGCTCACTTCGCTGCAAACCAATTTAATCGAAGCTGTTTATGTCCCACCGCTGCCCTGTGTTTCGCTGCAATGGCATACGCGCATCAAAACGATGATGGATGTGCCGCTGGCAAACGTGACCGGCGCAGTGCTGATCACAAAAAAAATGTTTGACAAACTGTCGCCGGAACATCAAAAAATTTTGCTGGAAAAAGGTCGCGAACACATGACCCGACTGGTCCAACTGGGCAGACAGGATAACCAGAAAGCCATCGATTTGATGGTTCAAAACGGTGTCGAAATTGTGAAAGTGCCGGAAGCAAATTTGAAAGAATTTTATACCGCTTCCAAAGCTGCCGGGGAATCGCTGGTTGGCAAATTGTATTCGCAAGAATTGCTCGATCGGGTTCAAAATGCGTTGAATGATTTTCGCGCCGGAAAAGCGGCGAAATAA
- a CDS encoding TIGR02206 family membrane protein, whose translation MTKRVLTHNSEFRSYDRHHKWVLLVTFSLTILLPLIAINWLSLAQQVWLNRLMAMYLSGTIIVWTFVRLGLKRFDYKNDLPLDICNIIALFLPVAMWQPTQSVNEILYFWVLVGTLQAIITPNVEDGFPTYTFFKYFTVHSGLVVYIIYSTTVFGLYPDWISIWKSIAYLHIYAVLILIVNLLIGSNYFYILRKPNKPSLLDYLGPWPWYLLACEALIAVLCLVVYLPVWLLR comes from the coding sequence ATGACAAAACGCGTGCTGACCCACAATTCCGAATTCAGAAGTTACGACAGACACCACAAATGGGTATTGCTGGTGACATTTTCGTTAACCATTTTGCTGCCGCTGATTGCGATAAATTGGCTGAGTCTGGCGCAACAAGTGTGGCTGAACCGGCTGATGGCGATGTATCTCTCCGGCACAATTATCGTTTGGACGTTTGTCCGGCTAGGGCTGAAACGGTTCGATTACAAAAACGATTTGCCGCTGGATATCTGCAATATCATCGCGTTGTTTTTGCCCGTTGCGATGTGGCAGCCAACCCAGTCGGTGAATGAAATTCTATATTTTTGGGTGCTGGTGGGCACGTTGCAGGCGATCATCACGCCAAATGTGGAAGATGGATTTCCAACGTATACCTTTTTCAAATATTTTACGGTTCACAGTGGACTGGTGGTTTACATCATTTATTCGACAACGGTATTCGGGTTGTATCCGGATTGGATAAGTATCTGGAAATCCATTGCTTATCTGCACATTTACGCAGTGTTGATTCTCATCGTAAATCTGCTGATCGGCTCTAATTATTTCTACATTTTGCGAAAGCCGAACAAACCTTCGCTGCTCGATTATCTCGGTCCGTGGCCGTGGTATTTGCTGGCCTGCGAAGCGTTGATTGCGGTGCTTTGTCTGGTCGTTTATCTGCCGGTTTGGTTATTGCGGTAA
- a CDS encoding DUF4177 domain-containing protein yields the protein MRKFEYKIIDTQDVKSAGLFKGRKREDLEVYLTELGAQGWELVNADFRELESRLEFSGIMKREIVD from the coding sequence ATGAGAAAATTCGAATACAAAATAATTGACACACAGGATGTTAAATCAGCTGGGCTTTTTAAAGGACGGAAAAGAGAAGATCTTGAAGTTTACCTGACCGAACTTGGCGCACAGGGTTGGGAACTGGTCAATGCCGATTTTCGTGAACTGGAATCCAGACTTGAATTTTCCGGCATAATGAAACGGGAAATTGTTGATTAG
- a CDS encoding glycosyltransferase family 2 protein, translated as MKISGFTMVRNGEKMGYPFTESIRSALPICDEYIVVIGKSDDDTREQVAAIGSDKIRIIDTVWDEKLRIGGRILAQQTNVALDEISGDWGVYLQADEVIHEKDYDAIVREMELCQNDPKIEGLLFDYNHFWGYKHVCVTRRTYRREIRVIRNLKNIRSYKDAQGFRKYPSIEAYENGHPGFKLQVKHIKPKIYAYSRVRNPKLELEKQKMLDQWWHPDDKIAEKYKDKAEFNYEQVDKVVEFDQKDHPQTMQKRAAECDWEFKFKRPNFTAKNRVLHTIEELTGWRIGEYRNYKIVEKSK; from the coding sequence ATGAAAATCAGCGGTTTTACAATGGTGCGCAACGGTGAGAAGATGGGTTATCCGTTCACGGAATCCATTCGCTCGGCGCTGCCGATTTGCGATGAATATATTGTTGTGATCGGGAAATCCGATGACGATACGCGGGAACAGGTTGCGGCAATCGGTTCGGATAAAATCCGCATCATCGATACAGTTTGGGATGAAAAATTACGCATTGGCGGACGGATTCTGGCACAGCAAACCAACGTCGCGCTCGATGAAATCAGCGGTGATTGGGGCGTTTATCTGCAAGCCGACGAAGTGATTCACGAAAAAGATTACGATGCGATTGTCCGGGAAATGGAGCTGTGCCAAAACGATCCCAAAATTGAGGGATTGCTGTTCGATTACAACCATTTTTGGGGATACAAACACGTTTGCGTCACCCGGCGAACCTATCGCCGGGAAATCCGGGTGATTCGCAATTTGAAAAATATTCGCTCATACAAAGATGCGCAGGGATTCCGCAAATATCCCTCAATTGAGGCATATGAAAACGGGCATCCGGGATTCAAATTGCAGGTGAAACACATCAAACCGAAAATTTACGCCTATAGCCGCGTCCGTAATCCGAAGCTGGAACTTGAGAAGCAAAAAATGCTCGATCAATGGTGGCATCCCGACGATAAAATTGCGGAAAAATATAAAGACAAAGCCGAATTCAATTACGAGCAGGTGGACAAAGTTGTTGAATTTGACCAAAAAGATCACCCGCAAACCATGCAAAAACGCGCGGCGGAATGCGATTGGGAATTCAAATTCAAACGCCCGAATTTCACGGCGAAAAATCGCGTGCTGCACACCATTGAAGAACTGACCGGCTGGCGAATTGGTGAATACCGCAATTACAAAATTGTTGAAAAATCAAAGTAA
- a CDS encoding HEAT repeat domain-containing protein — MKKGTVSIICVLLIAGLVGSIYAAGPKKGKNRTIILKNGRIISVPRTTFDFDFSEFEDEMREAQKEMAEAQREVAEAQRELAEVQIDIPEISVKIPEIDIPDINVHVPHFRMDLHDIPDIPEINVKIPEIKIDGYTFTQNLDRDERERLDKYRELARKSNDKAVAQLGDALKKESHPALRYKLVLYLGKFADDSDAAIDILEDVMRNDDSLRIRKKAGDILADSDNPRAKRIMERLSID, encoded by the coding sequence ATGAAAAAAGGGACTGTAAGTATCATTTGTGTGTTGCTGATTGCCGGACTGGTTGGCAGTATTTACGCCGCCGGACCCAAAAAAGGCAAAAACAGAACCATCATTCTCAAAAATGGCCGGATAATTTCTGTCCCGCGAACCACATTTGATTTCGATTTCAGCGAATTCGAAGACGAAATGCGCGAAGCCCAAAAAGAGATGGCAGAAGCGCAACGGGAAGTCGCGGAGGCGCAAAGGGAGTTGGCTGAAGTGCAAATCGACATTCCGGAAATCAGTGTCAAAATCCCTGAGATTGATATTCCCGATATCAATGTTCATGTGCCGCATTTTAGAATGGACCTGCACGACATCCCCGATATCCCCGAAATTAATGTTAAAATTCCCGAAATTAAGATTGACGGTTACACCTTTACCCAAAATCTGGATCGCGACGAACGCGAACGGCTGGATAAATATCGCGAGCTGGCCAGAAAATCGAACGACAAAGCAGTTGCCCAACTCGGCGATGCGTTGAAAAAAGAATCGCATCCGGCGCTGCGATACAAATTGGTGCTGTATCTCGGTAAATTTGCTGATGATTCAGACGCGGCAATTGATATTCTCGAAGATGTAATGCGCAACGATGACAGTTTGCGCATCCGCAAAAAAGCAGGCGATATTCTTGCCGATAGCGACAATCCCCGCGCCAAACGCATTATGGAACGCCTTTCAATTGACTAA
- a CDS encoding amidohydrolase — MDINQEILRRCQSHFDDVVAIRRDIHRHPETGFDVERTAAIASDALKHLGFEVRENIGRTGVVSDLNIPGAKRRIALRADMDALPMQELGNPEYKSIVDGKAHMCGHDSHTAMLIGAARVISEMRDRLKANVRFIFQPNEENLPGGAPAMIRDGALDGVDEIFGLHVWPQLPTGNIGICSGPALGQPDVFEIIINGVGGHAALPNETVDPILIGAQFISNLQSIVARNIDPLRSAVISVTKFHSGETHNVIPQTAEITGTVRTFEKDIQRMIRNKLKNMLAGLCSAHGASFQFDYTEGYPVTFNHAVSVEKALAAAKHVVGEEKLQFPITPVLGGEDFAYYSQEIPGCFIFLGIRNPEKNIVYMCHDPRFDIDEDAMSLGMALHATLALSFE, encoded by the coding sequence ATGGACATAAATCAGGAAATTTTGCGTCGTTGCCAGAGCCATTTTGATGATGTTGTGGCAATCCGCCGCGATATCCACCGTCATCCGGAAACCGGGTTTGATGTCGAGCGAACCGCCGCGATTGCATCGGATGCGTTAAAACACCTCGGGTTCGAGGTTCGTGAAAATATCGGGCGAACCGGCGTGGTTAGCGATTTGAACATTCCCGGCGCCAAACGGCGCATCGCCCTGCGGGCAGATATGGACGCACTGCCGATGCAGGAATTGGGCAATCCCGAATACAAATCTATCGTCGATGGAAAAGCGCATATGTGCGGGCATGATTCGCATACGGCAATGCTGATCGGCGCGGCGCGGGTTATTTCCGAAATGCGCGACCGGCTGAAAGCCAATGTGCGATTTATTTTTCAGCCAAATGAAGAAAACCTGCCCGGCGGCGCTCCGGCGATGATCCGAGATGGCGCACTCGATGGCGTGGACGAAATTTTCGGGCTGCATGTGTGGCCGCAACTGCCAACCGGAAACATCGGCATTTGCAGCGGTCCGGCACTCGGTCAGCCGGATGTGTTCGAAATTATTATCAACGGCGTTGGCGGACATGCTGCGTTGCCCAATGAAACGGTGGACCCGATTTTGATCGGCGCGCAATTTATCAGCAATCTGCAATCGATTGTTGCCCGGAATATAGATCCGTTGCGATCTGCGGTAATTTCCGTTACCAAATTTCACTCGGGCGAAACGCACAACGTCATTCCGCAAACTGCCGAAATCACCGGAACAGTGCGCACTTTCGAAAAAGATATTCAGCGAATGATCCGCAATAAATTAAAAAACATGCTGGCAGGGCTGTGTTCCGCGCACGGTGCGTCATTTCAATTCGATTACACCGAAGGCTATCCGGTCACGTTTAATCATGCGGTTTCTGTCGAAAAAGCGCTAGCTGCTGCCAAACATGTGGTCGGTGAAGAAAAGCTGCAATTTCCAATTACGCCGGTGCTCGGCGGCGAAGATTTTGCCTATTATTCTCAGGAAATTCCCGGCTGCTTTATCTTTTTGGGCATCCGCAATCCGGAAAAAAATATCGTTTACATGTGCCACGATCCCCGTTTTGACATCGACGAAGACGCAATGTCTCTCGGAATGGCTTTGCACGCAACCCTCGCGCTTTCGTTTGAATAG
- a CDS encoding IS4 family transposase, with amino-acid sequence MPKHFYPNSRRFDTPSFAELLKPLQAILMTVSPFKSRGNKPLEVTFEHMLKSLIFFHLEEHTSGRHLLQILQEDAFARSEIAPPDGMKNSTFFEILNNRGLEQFLSVYQALQQQASHMIPKDFKELGDLVAIDGSLIDAVLSMTWADYRDGAKKAKVHLGFDVNRAIPSKIFLTNGKADERPFVDSILQPGQTAVMDRYYQHHQNFDRWQTEGKQFVCRIKANTRKVIINNNQPQSDSIVFFDAMVLLGSEYLNQTERPIRLIGYRVKGKIYWIATNRYDLSAEQVAEIYRLRWRIEDFFKWWKQHLKVYHLISRSYHGLMIQILAGLITYLLLAIYCHNQYNEKKSLSNVFASYVFKFKMKSEMLTSLVEEARHLSLYMNQNHMQKLTGHHWIGVERILFCLSINCINGAKIILQPSLNFIQTAKPERYFVNRDSGIAGEKPYISRNRTVLFFKQNESRRL; translated from the coding sequence ATGCCCAAACATTTTTATCCGAATTCACGGCGATTTGATACGCCATCGTTTGCTGAATTGTTAAAGCCGTTGCAAGCAATTTTAATGACGGTATCACCCTTTAAATCTCGCGGGAATAAACCATTGGAAGTTACTTTTGAGCATATGTTGAAATCTCTCATCTTTTTTCATCTGGAAGAACATACTTCCGGGCGGCATCTGCTTCAAATTTTGCAAGAAGACGCGTTTGCCCGAAGTGAGATTGCGCCGCCTGATGGAATGAAGAATAGCACTTTCTTCGAAATTCTTAATAACCGGGGATTGGAACAGTTCCTATCGGTTTATCAGGCGCTGCAGCAACAAGCCAGTCACATGATTCCCAAAGATTTTAAAGAACTGGGCGATCTGGTGGCCATTGACGGCTCTTTAATTGATGCGGTTTTATCTATGACCTGGGCTGACTATCGGGATGGTGCCAAAAAAGCCAAGGTGCATTTGGGGTTTGATGTCAATCGCGCTATCCCCAGCAAGATCTTTTTGACCAATGGCAAAGCCGATGAACGCCCCTTTGTGGACTCAATTCTTCAACCAGGACAAACAGCGGTTATGGATCGCTATTACCAGCATCATCAGAATTTTGATCGCTGGCAAACCGAGGGCAAACAGTTTGTCTGTCGCATTAAAGCCAATACGCGTAAAGTCATTATTAACAATAACCAACCCCAATCTGACAGCATTGTTTTCTTTGATGCAATGGTATTGCTGGGATCTGAATATCTAAACCAAACAGAACGACCGATTCGACTCATTGGCTACCGGGTCAAAGGCAAAATATATTGGATCGCCACCAATCGCTATGATCTGTCGGCAGAGCAAGTTGCTGAAATTTACCGCCTGAGATGGCGCATAGAAGATTTCTTTAAATGGTGGAAACAACATCTCAAAGTTTATCATCTCATCTCCAGAAGCTATCACGGTCTGATGATTCAGATCCTTGCCGGGTTGATTACCTATCTACTCCTTGCAATTTATTGTCATAACCAATATAATGAAAAAAAGTCTCTATCAAACGTGTTCGCCAGCTACGTATTCAAATTCAAAATGAAATCAGAAATGCTAACTTCCTTGGTGGAAGAAGCCCGACATCTGAGTCTATACATGAATCAAAACCATATGCAAAAATTAACCGGACATCACTGGATTGGTGTAGAACGAATACTCTTTTGTTTGTCAATTAATTGCATTAATGGCGCAAAAATTATACTACAACCCAGCCTAAACTTTATTCAAACCGCTAAACCGGAGCGTTATTTTGTCAATCGCGATAGTGGAATTGCGGGCGAAAAACCGTATATTTCACGCAATAGAACAGTGCTTTTTTTCAAACAAAACGAATCCAGGAGGCTATAA
- a CDS encoding sigma 54-interacting transcriptional regulator, with protein sequence MRIPHTSTAVAERDPRLQKRGNPVMNETPNPVRHRSELFAAIVGDSAAIAAVKDLTARIMSRKWRYVMISGEPGTGKEMLARALHTHSFREFRPFVECRCSEFASEDVEKLLLASKQHQRKTATEDCWKAPKTAHCLSKKLANSAFPFREIAQGS encoded by the coding sequence ATGCGAATTCCTCATACTTCTACCGCAGTAGCTGAACGCGATCCCCGGTTGCAAAAGCGCGGAAACCCGGTTATGAATGAAACCCCCAACCCGGTCCGTCACCGATCCGAGTTGTTTGCGGCAATCGTCGGCGATAGCGCTGCGATTGCCGCTGTTAAAGATTTAACAGCCCGGATAATGAGTCGAAAATGGCGCTACGTAATGATTTCCGGCGAACCGGGCACCGGGAAAGAGATGCTGGCGCGGGCATTGCACACCCACAGTTTCCGGGAATTCCGGCCGTTTGTGGAATGTCGCTGCAGTGAATTCGCATCGGAAGATGTTGAAAAATTACTTTTGGCATCGAAGCAACATCAAAGGAAAACAGCTACAGAGGATTGCTGGAAAGCGCCGAAAACGGCACATTGTTTATCGAAGAAATTGGCAAATTCAGCGTTCCCATTCAGGGAAATTGCTCAAGGTTCTTGA